One Perca flavescens isolate YP-PL-M2 chromosome 5, PFLA_1.0, whole genome shotgun sequence genomic window, ctaactaacctcaagcggttaaaacactgcaaaaaaaggaacgcaagtccgacccaaatcgtccacgatccgtctagtggctgccgctggagaattgagatgtgtagaatcgacagcgcattcattttaaaatcctcagcggaggagcatcaacaactgcccgaaagcacggtacTAGCGtcaagatagagagagactggagagagagagcgttatatggtggagagacatagagagagagcgttatatggtggagagacatagagagagactgaagaaagGGAGCgctatatggtggagagacatagagagagactgaagtgagggagcgttatatggtggagagacatagagagagactgaagtgagtgagcgttatatggtggagagacatagagagagactgaagagagggagcgccggcggtagaacaaagccgtgaatcagagaaataaaacgtgttttcgccgatccatctctagaaatgcgactgtagcgagcatgtccctatcactaacgttatccacatttatatatttacacccaacaaatgatatatccagcttcaaaaaagtctaaaagtcggaagttaaaatgaatgcattgtgcaaagagtggttgctatggagacaatacacagtgttgaattccgttgctctgattggttgtaggtctatccaatgaatgcagaggcatttcttttcctgtttcggttggaacacgccataatcacagcccaatggagcggtttcagactcacattctgactagaatctgagtaggaccacgtcaggctagttctaaaccgttctacagagaagaatggcgtcactgttttgagatttggcatacatttgggccttttttgaagaaatataaatagtttgtcctttatatgaattataatgctcattatgtttatttttgcactggatgactccaaatatgtaggagaactgttttagacaacacacatgcttgtgtagcattgctgtgggtgtaatatcaataaatatgacattattattttgattattggcaaaaaatgtatgtattttgtcaactgttttatccagtatcaattctaaatactatcggtcgataATCGGTTATCgacaaatacggcccaacctaactatcggtatcggtaaaatccactattgGTCGACCtctactaaaatggcccccacagtcaccagatctcaaaccaatagaacatctttgggatgtggtgggaTGGGAGCTtagtgccctggatgtgcatcccacaaatctccatcaactgcaagatgctatcctatcaatatgggccaataTTTCTAAAGAAGAGCGCGAGACTACAGATAGCCTTCTGGTGATGGGGCGCATGGCTGCCGTCACGTTAGCGATGCGCTACCTAGTTTATCTCTCAATGACTGAGTTTGGTTAGCGTGTCAATATGCTCTGTTACTTATCATACTGGTTTCAAATCATCTGTTAAACTAGCCATTCATCAAATTCCCCACAGTAATCACGTAGCTTTCTTGTGCTCATATTTAACATCTAATACTGCGGTGATTTATATGCTATAGCTACATCCATCAATACATCATTCTCTGTTGTTTAAAACCATACCGTTTATGTCAAACATCACCATTTATAATAATCACGCTACTacattgctgtttttttagtttaaaaaaattaatctttgTGGCTTACCGGCGTCTGCTCTCTTTTGTTTATAAAGGAAAGTTTGCCGCGATCGGCGAGTTTGAATGACGCTAGGACTTCCGGGGTAACAGGAAGTCATTGGAATCATGAGTAATTATTTTATTGGCCATCAAGGTATCTTGTGGctttgtgaaatgtttttgtgaaatgtttttgtgaatCATGTAATTAATCTTCGGTAAATTTCTAGCCTAATAGATCTATTAATTTTGGCTGTTTTGAGCTTTTATTGTCTGAGCCACCCCTGAGCTTTTATTGTCTGAGCCACCCCTGTATGGTATTTTTGTGTCAATGTTCCAATTCCAGGGGCGTGCTACAGGTCTTTATAGACTAGCAGTTTCAATCACTCAAGAGAGCTAGAGAAGTGAGGATGTAAGTCTGTGGAAGGCTCTGGTGACTagtaaaaaaagtaaacttGTATACAGCTGTATCTTTGTAACATTTAACAATTTTTTGACTCTCAcgtcaatttattttattttttgtgaaagtattttttttctttaattttggttttgttaattgtttgttttgcctATGGGCCTTAATTGAgaaagtcataataaaatccCATCTTTTCTACATCATCTTTGACTCATTCTGAGTGTCTACACCTGCTCACGACTACTCCTCTACATCTACCCTCAACACTTCTCTaatgtttccatgtagttacatagtcactgatatagtcataaccactacagtgctcaattactattattatttttgagggggaataAACTTCAAGTTTTCATCACGAAGgtatgacctgtcctctggaggacatagctaGACCACCGGGCGTTCACTGGATTGTTTTCGGGAGCGGGAGGCAACAAAGGCGGGGAGAAATCAGAAGCAAGGATGCCTGCTAGTGTGGCTAAAACTACCACACAAATCGACACTGCCAagcctcctactcaccaacaccagatcgatcacacacaaaatggatgaggttcaaatacacacggaactgctgcgtgatattttggctgaacacacttatcacggacggcagctagcagctaacagctagcagctaacagggcaagctagctaccagcAGAATCgagacagggtaggtgaattaaaaaaatgtctgagttgaaaacgcatcttgttgtcacgtaagggccctgtttatgttgcacagacattttaattgcattttgtgtctgttaaaaggcacaaaggcactctaaaacttgccctgaCAACTGCCGTGTTAGCGCAGTGGAAGACTGTacacgtagctgcagctactcCGTGTTGCCTGCACCGTTTCAGGTCGGTTCTTTTCAAACGAAAGTACACGCATAtttatagcaatcaagattaacgtaaaaattggctgTAATTCTCCTTTAAATCCAAGTGGACTTTTGTGCCAAATTTACACAATATAACATTTCCTCAAGGCATTCTTGAGATATTGTGTTCATGAGAATGGGAAAGATGTGAGGTTACAGTGACCATGACCTTTGACCATCAAAATATAATCAGTTCATTCTtgagcagtgtttcctctatgttgatagcATAGTGGCGGTGCGCCACGGTAAAATTTCCaacgccacggtatcagaaatagggcagacgcacaacaaggtttccgctatgtacacCACGCACCACCGTTCCTTCGGCtgtttataaaaagtcataaagtcgtaGAGCCctctgctctactgaactcaaacGAACTGTCattcgctctctctccccctagGGTGAGcagagcaactggaacagtgacaggacgtcatcactcgcgaAGTCATGGCGACCAAATAAACAGGGCGAGTACTACTGCGCTCAATAAGTTATAAACAGCGACAAAAGCCGCGAcatgaaatccgcactcacgcAGGTCACGTGAAatttgacagctacagtttattggaaaatagtgttAGGAtaactgactttgatgaatttactgtttatcagacccccgATGAGATaataagctaatgttagctaacgctgcTGTGACGGTCCCTCGGCTTCTGACTCCCCGCTGCAGGAgaacgctgtattcctccgacacgctgtattaacatTACTGATTTAAAAgtgttttccaggttagtgggggtgcataccgctcaaaaccaacatgaaaaaggtagctagtaatgttcactcaacatttagttttgttgttaaaactgtgtgtaaaatgagcggtgacgttaaatcaccctacggtaccgtctatttgctggatggtttcaaggtaactgtcggcagctaacattagcagataagcctgTACACGGACGTccaatttttttagttggatgtgaaaagaaggaaatggttccaacattgcactttagatgtgtgttaatttatatagttccattttatagtgatccattatctgttcaaaaaatgttctattaaagaaaagatagaaaataaatatttgtgtgtgctgtaaagtggttagaaaaaatgaaatcggaatcatctaaaatcggtatcggctggcctaactcaatgaaAATCGGACTcagcctagaaagttgtaatctgtGCATCTCTACTTAAAAGTATAACATTTCATATGGTCACATTCATTCATGTGGAAGTAAATACTGGGTATCTTTAGTCAGACTCACTCGTTCTCCTTCTTGCCTCCCTGTATCCACTGCTTCAGCAGGTATTCATAGTAGCTGTCTGCTCTGGCTCCCAGCGTGTAGATGCCTTGATGGGTGAACTGTCCATTGTTTGTGTTGATAAACATGGGCACGAGACCATCCAGCTTGCCGTTCAGTTTGTGGACCTGTTTCATAACCTCAGCCACCGCAGCCTGGAAAGCcaaggtcagaggtcagttGAGTTAAGCTGTGGGGATTTTTGTGACATTTGTTTTGTGAATCAAAATACCTTGATGGTAAAAAAAATTcctaaatattatatatttctttttatgtcagACCCTAGCCACAGATTTACAAATTATTTGTCTGCAAAATACAAActccaattccaatgaagttggggcgttgtgtaaaacgtaaataaaaacagaatacaatgatttgcaaatccttttcaaccaaTATTCaatgaatacactacaaagacaagatatttaatgttcaaactgaactgcaaatattcactcattttaatTGATGCCTAcaacacattccaaaaaagctgggacaggggcatgtttaccactgtgttacatcacctttcCTTTTAACAACACTCAATAAGTGTTTGGGAACTGAGGACACTAATGCTTTCCCATTCTTGCTTGACTTCAGTTGCTCAACAGTCCGGGGTCTCCGTTGTCAAATTTTGTGTTCATAATGCgccacacattttcaatgggaggCAGGTTTGTACTGTCTGTAGACAGACCAGTCTAATACCTgctaggggtgcaccgatccgatattaagatccacgggccgatccagtgttttgttttttctccgTCGCAGCACCGGGAACCCTGTTAACTGcatacccttctcactcatggtagtaactttataacacaacaattaataacccacaactaacgctctttaaaaggataaaacaccagAGCATATAACAATGTGTGACTTACAGAGTTTCTAACACTAAATTTACATGTACACCGCCcaacggcatgctgggtaacattatagctgctagcctaggtagccaggtagcataacagtccgataagctgggagaggctccggtcgctactgcacattcaagaaccgagaagaaagttagctagaggatgaagaccggagatacaccagaacaacgtgtgctcaagaggagccgtctgttgttacgaagttttttgtttctaaaaagaaaaatcggACATAATTTAGCGACTGTTGTTTCCCGTcgctctaacgttactcggccatgctaacgttactgtgctaacgttaaagacgtGTCACTTCAAGCaagcagcggagcaacattatgaacaCAATCCACCTATGGTCCCGCTACAGACCGTTGAGAAAGACtggttcagagcaatgattaacactggatttaagatgtcttgcctcgctgaaatacgtccACCAACCtactaacattattcaaacacCGAAGGAGGCTACGTTCAGTCGCCCACTACAACCACACTACAAtaacctaacttacctgtggccaaggtagtgtttatacaactatcttacaactattttgttttgaaagggaaacaatgttaaagttgtttgtatgtgtaggctattcattcaatttgagtttattttactactttgcagtttgcacaataaaaattgtttagcttctgtaactgtttcatggattctccttcatataaagttattgtataatgtcgtataaaccctttagtaatcaaagcttttagtGATGACATTAACAGGTTTGTGATATTTgatgtactcctgacagtagaatatgccattataaacctatataaaggtggcccattattgaaggcccattattatttatttaaatttattttaagaagtttgattacattatattttcgatttgaatgcacaattgttttttaaataacaaataaataagaattcaatacattacatctatgttattttttcTTAGGAAAGtcatgtttagttaggaaagtctggtgcctttagtgTAAGGTGgtaggtatacagtttattattaattcagcaacaGCATCGGAtcggtatcgacagatacacaaagccctggcatcggtatcgggactgaaaaagtcggatcggtgcatccctagtaccTGCACTCTTTTACTACGAAGCCACGCTGTTGTAACGTGCAGAATGTGAATTGGCATCGTCTTGCTGAAATAAGCAGGGATGTCCCTGAAACAACAATTTCAGCCCATTCCAAATAGGCATGTTTTGAATGGGCACCTGACTAGTTTAGCCAATTGTGCTTCAGCGCACATTTCGTTCAAAACCAATTTggtaaacaataaacaaaataatacattaCATACTCCTGGGAGAAACCATGCTGTATAATATGAAGCctaaaaaacagcagaaaacatGCTTGGGCTGAGGGTGGGCTAAATACAATCAAccaattgttttatatttttacagaTTTGCATCAATTTGCGAGTGCACCGATTACAAAAGTGTGCACTGGATATAAATTGGGATGGACTCCCAATGCATCTTTTCTAACATCTTTGCAATAAACTCTTCAGGAACTGCCAAGTTTATACTACATACCAGTTTTTAAACAACACATGCTGATGGGAAGTGGTATCGGTTAGTGCTGTTTAGAAGTGCCATAATGTTAtgttagaaaaaaataatgacatcaagcaatataataaatgaaaagctgAGCCTAAGTGCCAATCTTTCTGGGCAGAGCCTGGATCAGCATGTTGTATCTCTTGGTCAGTTACCTGGTACTGTGGTTCCTGGGTGAGGCGGCTGAGCTCTCTAAACTCCAGCTGGATGCTTGTAACCTCAGCCACAGTGCTATCTGAAGTCCAACGAGGGGGGTGGGCTGTGCCTTTCCCAATATTCACATCAGAGTAGGGGATCTTGGACGGGGTGTTGAAGGCTGGCATCAGCCTGGAGCCTATATCTTTCTGCAGAGAAATAATGCAGATTACATGCAGACATTTGCAGCTGAAAGGCAATGAAAATCACAAATGAAATTAAAGTATTTCTACATAAATTATTATATtggggtttctgcaggtttcacaaAGTCAAATTTAATACTTTTAAGACCATCATGAAtaaaatttaagacctataacacgacataaaaaaaagaaaaggaaatgcTTTCTTTCATAAAAGCAGTAGGCTTCTAATACATTGTTAGTAGCTGACTTAAACCAATCCctaaattaagtttttttccAAGCCAAGTATCCCTAAACTTGCACTTTCCCATGGTACCATCTGAAAGAGACTCCAATAAcacgaaagctgattggctagttactaacttagctctggggagcttattccctggAGCAGTTATGTTTTCTAGCTCTGCaattttccttggattagggtggcacctaaatcatggttgcagctgtagccgtggtcctgctcggccccctgctatgccctgctacatcctgctatgccctgctacgtcctgctatgccctgcagtgccctgctacacaaCCTACTATTTCTAGTCTTGGCGTGCGAGTCAGTCGCACTACGGGGAGCGCAAATGACATGCAGGAGCTGGAAGACCCACCTGCAGGTTCCCCGTCAgctacaacagcagcagagagagttgtgtataAGATGAGGACCCAAATTTGCCGAACACCAGGATGATAAATGTTATTAAAACCCTTGTCCTAATGCACAAGCATATTGAGGTTCGATGTCCAgttatatttatttcaggaacTTAAACTAACATAGCTTTTATTACAAGCACACATTTGTTAGCCTCGGAAATTATGGAGAGTCATTGCTTACTTACATGCGTAACGTGTGCATGCTTTGTAGAAGTGCATAAAAGCATTTGCTGATAAAAGCCACAAAATTAtcggtgttaaaaaaaaaaaataaataaataaaaaaaaacttgtattgGAATTTAAAACCAAGGCGGCAATCAATAATACAAAGGCTGCTGGCCTTTGAATAAGCTAGGTAGGAAAAACAATGGCGCTTTATATTGAGGTCCTTGTAATAAGTGTTAGATAATAGGTAATACAGGCCATATAAGTCCTTGTAAGATGCACATTATTACCTGTTAAGACTATATAAATGTTAATAATAGCATCATAAACActtatattgtatattattgattatacgTATTGATTATAAGACCTGTACAGTATAAGCACTTATAAGAAATGCATTATTAATTGGAATCCGAGATTCTTGTGGTTCCTGGAATCTCCAAAAGTATAATCggagccagagcctttagcTACCAAGCTCCTTTCCtttggaaccagctcccagtttCAGTTCATGAGGCAGAAACCGTttccacatttaagagtaagcttaaaactcttttttttccctcaaaaAAGCTTATAGTTAGTGGCTGTGCCCACCTACAGCCAGTTTCTGTTCCAAGGTTTCTGCCTGGTAAAAGGCACCTGAgcgaattgttgggtctctatAAAATATAGTGTGGCtacacctactctatctgtaaagtgtcccgaGATAACTTATGATTTGACACggagtaaaaatgaaaataaaattgaatagtCTTATTAACACATAATATTGTTAATAAGTATCTTCTAAGGATATAAGGTATAATGCCCTTATTACCTACAGTAGGTATAGTACAAACGCCTATTACAAGAACCCTAATATAAAGCGTTATCAGGAAAACCCTGTGCAGTTTTGAAATGAGTGCTCGTGTGTTGGCTCACAGCTTTGTCTAGGAACAGGGTGTCTCCAGTCAAATGGTAGGTACTCAGAAGGCCTCCCAGGATGCGGATGGTGCTTTCAAATAGGTTGACATCTACATTCTTGTTGAAGGTAAGCTCTGTGGCCACCCATGTTTTTGCTTCTTCAAATTCTGAAACAAAACAATTTTTCAGAAtaaattaaatacaattttattttgtttcaattcATAACAGTAGTaacaaaaagaacacaaaactAATGAAAGCTGCTACCTCCTTCATCCCCCTTCTCCACTGAATGTCATTTTACCATCTCACCCTCACCTGATGGGAACCTACCACCTGCCCAGGTAGAGGGTGAGCTAaaccaagagcaagcattaaaatcaaacaaaataataatgaacaaaacattaatGTAATAGTCTTGAGTTACTGCTGACATCACAATGTATTTATAGGCACCGTTCACTGTTTACCTTCATTGAATTGCctgaaaaccacacacacacattctgcttttttcttgcaattttctttgggataaattacgttttattttatattatcatCCCCACCTGTGAGAGCCACCAATGTGTCGCAATGCCTCCATatccaaaagaagaagaaatagttCTGTTTGTCGCAGACTGACAAGACAGTATATTGAATCATTGTCCCTACCTTTCCAGATTTGAGTTTCACCaaatgctgctttgttttctctttttctgttgcGTTTTATTAAATGTTGCGTTTTGTGAAATGTCGGGTTTTTTGAAATGGCGTATTGctttctgaaatgtttttgtgttttgtgaaaCGTTGGGTTTCTTTTGCCGTTTTGTGAAATATCGtagtctttttgtttttgctgttgcgttttgtgaaatgttgtgtttttgctAATTGCTAGTGTCCTTCAGGGCCACCGCTGAACAGCAACCAAATACAGAAGCAcaccacaaatacaaaaaacacagcTAAACATAGAAACGTAAGTAAGTCCGGACCGGATAGCCTTCAATAACTTCATAAGCCGTAAACTATGGCAACAATGCTCATTTTCCAACACCACTGATGGATAGCCTTAAATTACTTCATAAGCCAGAAACCATGGCAACAACAAGTGTGTCCCAACTGTGTGCATCCTTTTGTAAGTGTCCCCTGGAAACTGTTTCCATTTTTGAGCTACTTCCAGTGCATTTCTATATTTGGTTGCTTTTTCTGTAATTGCAGCGTGCTTCTCTGTTTGGTTGTGTTTTCTCTATTTTCAGTGTAGTTTCTAAATGCTGCgcatatgtttttaaattggtgAAGATTGTGGATTTATTGGATAAGATAAGATTAAATTCAAACATTATGATGAAATGTTGTTTTATCCCTGTTTAATTATTGTCACAATcctaatttaaataataatacattactAAATATGCTACTTCTGACTAAACTTTGGAGCAAAGAAGATGGGATATTGTGCTACAGGAGAAATTAATTTAGCTCTGTTGTGGAGAAACCCATTTACTATGGCTGCAACGCTCTGCAAGCTCCTAATTTTTCAACCTTTGAAGTATACAGGAGGAGTATTTGATACTCAAAAAGATTATTGGCTGGTttatctgaaaacatttttttttttacagcaatgatGTAGTCAAGAGGTAAAAGTTCAAAGAAGGCAGGAAGGTCAATCTACCTTCTTTAAGCCCCAGGATCCACATGGTATCCAGGGAATCGATAAGTGTCAAACCCAGGCCAAACCACTCGCTGTAGGACTTGGAAAGAGGCCTGAGCTCATCATGCCCCCAAGCAAAGTCTTTATAACCCTTCCATGCATGTCTGAAAGCTTCCTGCACCGCCTCCCGCCAGTTAGCTACTggaacacacaatacacacaagaTGCCCAGTTAATATTCCATCCAAGTCTACAGAGTGATTTAGAAACAAGTGACTGAAATGTTCAATCAATATTTAAGTAATAATCATTTTCTAAAGTCAATATAAGATTTCATGGTCACACAAATTTCATGGTTACACTTAAACATGCCTCCTTAAATCTGTGACGTAGTTGCTTTTATTTGGTTAAACATGCACAATGAAAAACTACTTATTCATAATTAACACAGAACGTGGTAAATTGCAGATACCTGACTGGATTGATAATTGGACTTTTTGGTTGGCAGGTGAACCCTCCTTATTTTCCCCATCCTTGGGGCCTTCTGGCCCACGCCTGCTGAAAGTCACCAAAGAATttagaaattaaaaatgtaaacaaaactaACTTTAGTTGTGATCACACTCCAAATCTCACCTGAtgacttcctcctcctccccttctttCTTGTTGTCAGAAGCCTTGTCCTCAACCACTGTATTTGAAGCGTTTTCCTTCTTCTGAAGACGATTCTGAAGGACGGGCGGTCCTCTCCTATTAGATAATTTTCTCTGTGACAAATGGGCGACATAAACAACTGTTTTAACCATTCTTCTTAGTTTTAATCTTCACTTTATGTAAACAGGTTGTTAAGAAAGAAAAGCGTGTTAAACACACATGCCTAATCTGCTAATACCACAGctatgtcttttttaaaaaggatgtATTATCAGTGAAACACCCTTTGGTTTGTAAATTATTTGCTACTATGACAGACTAATTGTACTGTGAATACATTCAAGAGATGACCTTAAAAATGTAAGTTATGTTGTCAAAATTATAACTGAGATACTACTAAGTGAGGTAATGAACTTTTTAAAAGGTGGATGAACTGAGTTTGCATAATATGTGACCATAATGTAAAATTATCTTTCAACATGGATTACACCTCCAATACATGCATAGTACTGACAATACTGAGCTTTTCAGCTCATTGTAGATGCATTACTTCAAAGCGCACATATTTTTCTCCTACAAGTCTCTACTGTAACTTCATATTGTTGAGCAATCCGTTTATTACAGGAGAGGGTGGGTGACAGAGGCACACATTGCATTCTTGAGTTGTTCCAGTCTGGTTTTAAAGCCCTTCACCTTGTATCTGCACGTTTAAAGGTTTTTAATGATCTTTTCTTTTAATAGCTACTGACTCTGGGGATTCTGCCATTCTTATGCATTTAGAGCTCTCTTAGATCTCTGGTCTAAACCAGGATCTCAATCTACATGGGTGGGGTGCCCAATTAGAACGTATGTATGGGTAACATTGCTGTGCTACCCTTCAAAAAACACAAGCAGAGATATAACAACCTGGGAGGTTGGTTCTGGCAGTGGTGGTTGGTCCTGTTTGACAGCCTCAGGCAGCACATGAGGGAAGACGCTGTTACTGTCCGTCTCTGGGTCTCCATCTGTAAGTCCTCAACACACAGACAACCAGATTGAGCATGAAACATTTACAGTAGTGCAGTAACATTGTTCAAGGGTGGCAGGCTGGCCTTATAATTACTGAAGGTCACAGGTTACAACCCCGCAACAGCCCTGTCAAACTAATAAATGACAATATGTTTGTCTTAACTGCACCTTTGACAAAGAAAACGCTGTTGACATTAGGTCACTCGAGCACTCTCCTCCTTTCAGCGACTTTCTCGCTAAACCCACAGTTGTTTACACGCTATTCAGTACTGTTGGCTACTTTAGTTTAGCAGTTAGCGATGGcttcctctctcactctttGGCTCTGTGTTGATCAGCgtgtcaaatgtttagttattcctctgcctcctatAGTGATAATTGTACATGTGATAACTGTAGTTTATTTGCCATGTTGGAGGCAACGCTCTTTTTGTTAACGTTAGCTCCCGTCCCGTGGTTATTAATGAAAATTAAGGAATTCAAATTTACTTGTCACTCGTGCTTAATAACAGGGCTCAGCAAGCTGTATTGCCGCTCCACCGGAAACAGTAGGGCGTAGATTCATCTTAGTTTTGATAGTAAGTTAGTTAAAATCGCTTTAATATTGGCGTAGAAAACCAATCGCACATCATCCCTGCTATCGTCGATACCGGATAGCCAATCGGTACAAGCCTAGTTTACATTAAACAACTGCAGCTACTAGAAGGCTCTGACTAGGGATGGGGATCATAAATTCTTTCGATATTGATACTATTTTCGAGATTGCTTAACAATCCGAGACTTTATCAATAC contains:
- the man1b1b gene encoding mannosidase, alpha, class 1B, member 1b isoform X3, with the translated sequence MHPPSRQDYISINFAGQGSGSYNNSKQWRRQSCWRKWKQLSRLQRSLILILLFICGIASYPAVTEQLRGLTDGDPETDSNSVFPHVLPEAVKQDQPPLPEPTSQRKLSNRRGPPVLQNRLQKKENASNTVVEDKASDNKKEGEEEEVISRRGPEGPKDGENKEGSPANQKVQLSIQSANWREAVQEAFRHAWKGYKDFAWGHDELRPLSKSYSEWFGLGLTLIDSLDTMWILGLKEEFEEAKTWVATELTFNKNVDVNLFESTIRILGGLLSTYHLTGDTLFLDKAKDIGSRLMPAFNTPSKIPYSDVNIGKGTAHPPRWTSDSTVAEVTSIQLEFRELSRLTQEPQYQAAVAEVMKQVHKLNGKLDGLVPMFINTNNGQFTHQGIYTLGARADSYYEYLLKQWIQGGKKENELLEDYLQAIEGVKNNLLQKSSPNGLTFVGEVSHGQFSPKMDHLVCFLPGTLALGAYNGLPADHMDLAKQLMETCYQMYIQMETGLSPEIVHFNMHQGSTRDIEVKLADRHNLLRPETVESLFYLYRFTKDQKYREWGWKILQNFNKYTKVSSGGYTSINNVRDPDYPSPRDKMESFFLGETLKYLYLLFSDDPNLISLDQYVFNTEAHPLPIWPSN
- the man1b1b gene encoding mannosidase, alpha, class 1B, member 1b isoform X2, producing the protein MHPPSRQDYISINFAGQGSGSYNNSKQWRRQSCWRKWKQLSRLQRSLILILLFICGIASYPAVTEQLRGLTDGDPETDSNSVFPHVLPEAVKQDQPPLPEPTSQRKLSNRRGPPVLQNRLQKKENASNTVVEDKASDNKKEGEEEEVIRRGPEGPKDGENKEGSPANQKVQLSIQSVANWREAVQEAFRHAWKGYKDFAWGHDELRPLSKSYSEWFGLGLTLIDSLDTMWILGLKEEFEEAKTWVATELTFNKNVDVNLFESTIRILGGLLSTYHLTGDTLFLDKAKDIGSRLMPAFNTPSKIPYSDVNIGKGTAHPPRWTSDSTVAEVTSIQLEFRELSRLTQEPQYQAAVAEVMKQVHKLNGKLDGLVPMFINTNNGQFTHQGIYTLGARADSYYEYLLKQWIQGGKKENELLEDYLQAIEGVKNNLLQKSSPNGLTFVGEVSHGQFSPKMDHLVCFLPGTLALGAYNGLPADHMDLAKQLMETCYQMYIQMETGLSPEIVHFNMHQGSTRDIEVKLADRHNLLRPETVESLFYLYRFTKDQKYREWGWKILQNFNKYTKVSSGGYTSINNVRDPDYPSPRDKMESFFLGETLKYLYLLFSDDPNLISLDQYVFNTEAHPLPIWPSN
- the man1b1b gene encoding mannosidase, alpha, class 1B, member 1b isoform X1, which translates into the protein MHPPSRQDYISINFAGQGSGSYNNSKQWRRQSCWRKWKQLSRLQRSLILILLFICGIASYPAVTEQLRGLTDGDPETDSNSVFPHVLPEAVKQDQPPLPEPTSQRKLSNRRGPPVLQNRLQKKENASNTVVEDKASDNKKEGEEEEVISRRGPEGPKDGENKEGSPANQKVQLSIQSVANWREAVQEAFRHAWKGYKDFAWGHDELRPLSKSYSEWFGLGLTLIDSLDTMWILGLKEEFEEAKTWVATELTFNKNVDVNLFESTIRILGGLLSTYHLTGDTLFLDKAKDIGSRLMPAFNTPSKIPYSDVNIGKGTAHPPRWTSDSTVAEVTSIQLEFRELSRLTQEPQYQAAVAEVMKQVHKLNGKLDGLVPMFINTNNGQFTHQGIYTLGARADSYYEYLLKQWIQGGKKENELLEDYLQAIEGVKNNLLQKSSPNGLTFVGEVSHGQFSPKMDHLVCFLPGTLALGAYNGLPADHMDLAKQLMETCYQMYIQMETGLSPEIVHFNMHQGSTRDIEVKLADRHNLLRPETVESLFYLYRFTKDQKYREWGWKILQNFNKYTKVSSGGYTSINNVRDPDYPSPRDKMESFFLGETLKYLYLLFSDDPNLISLDQYVFNTEAHPLPIWPSN
- the man1b1b gene encoding mannosidase, alpha, class 1B, member 1b isoform X4, with protein sequence MHPPSRQDYISINFAGQGSGSYNNSKQWRRQSCWRKWKQLSRLQRSLILILLFICGIASYPAVTEQLRDGDPETDSNSVFPHVLPEAVKQDQPPLPEPTSQRKLSNRRGPPVLQNRLQKKENASNTVVEDKASDNKKEGEEEEVISRRGPEGPKDGENKEGSPANQKVQLSIQSVANWREAVQEAFRHAWKGYKDFAWGHDELRPLSKSYSEWFGLGLTLIDSLDTMWILGLKEEFEEAKTWVATELTFNKNVDVNLFESTIRILGGLLSTYHLTGDTLFLDKAKDIGSRLMPAFNTPSKIPYSDVNIGKGTAHPPRWTSDSTVAEVTSIQLEFRELSRLTQEPQYQAAVAEVMKQVHKLNGKLDGLVPMFINTNNGQFTHQGIYTLGARADSYYEYLLKQWIQGGKKENELLEDYLQAIEGVKNNLLQKSSPNGLTFVGEVSHGQFSPKMDHLVCFLPGTLALGAYNGLPADHMDLAKQLMETCYQMYIQMETGLSPEIVHFNMHQGSTRDIEVKLADRHNLLRPETVESLFYLYRFTKDQKYREWGWKILQNFNKYTKVSSGGYTSINNVRDPDYPSPRDKMESFFLGETLKYLYLLFSDDPNLISLDQYVFNTEAHPLPIWPSN